The Firmicutes bacterium HGW-Firmicutes-1 genome includes a window with the following:
- a CDS encoding isoleucine--tRNA ligase yields MYDKVSTNLNFVEREKKVLEFWRENDIFEQSIETRKEGPTFTFYDGPPTANGMPHIGHVLTRVIKDMIPRYRTMKGYKVLRKAGWDTHGLPVELEVEKLLGLDGKEQIEEYGLTPFIDKCKESVWKYKGLWEDFSGTVGFWADMDDPYVTYHNEYIESVWWSLKQIWEKGLLYKGHKIVPYCPRCGTPLSSHEVAQGYKDVNEKSMIAKFKSVDEANTFFLAWTTTPWTLPSNVALAVNAKETYVKVKHQDEYLILAEALVPKVVGEDCEIIETFLGKSLEYKAYEPLFDFVKPEKKAYYVTCAEFVTLSDGTGIVHIAPAFGEDDSRVGKAYDLPFVQLVDSKGEFTEEAYLWKGIFVKDADHDIIKHLEQEGKMHKVLDYEHSYPHCWRCDTPLLYYARESWFIEMTAVKDKMIANNKMINWLPENIGTKRFGDWLENLIDWSISRDRYWGTPLNIWECDCGHKHAIGSIAELKEMSDDCPEDIELHRPFVDDVLINCPKCAEKMKRVPQVIDCWYDSGAMPFAQWHYPFENKEVFDDNFPADFISEAVDQTRGWFYSLLAISTLLFDKPAYKNVIVLGLVQDENGQKMSKSKGNAVDPFEALNKYGADAIRWYFYNNSAPWLPNRFYDDAVVEGQRKFMGTYWNTYAFYVLYANIDEFNPMNYTLDYDKISLMDKWLLSKLNTLVKTVDKNLDKYRITESSRAIEAFVDDLSNWYVRRSRERFWQKDMPQDKINAYMTLYEALITLSKVSAPFVPFMTDDIYKNLVFNLDPNAPKSIHLCDFPVADESRIDPKLEEQMDLVLRVVVAGRACRNSANIKNRQPLAKMYVKSELKLDKSYEEIIIEELNVKAVVFTQDVREFTTYLFKPQLRTVGPKYGKLLNQIRTFLSEVDGNKAMAELEEASCIKFEVEGEPVELTKDDLLIESTKQEGFESASDKEVTVIIDTNLTEELIEEGFVREIVSKIQTMRKEAGFEVVDHIQFYYDQNEKISAIIARNTEQISSETLADSLIEGLSTEGYSKEWQINGENVNFAVLKK; encoded by the coding sequence GTGTACGATAAAGTATCCACAAATCTGAACTTCGTCGAAAGAGAAAAAAAAGTACTAGAATTTTGGCGAGAAAACGATATTTTCGAACAAAGTATTGAAACAAGAAAAGAAGGTCCAACCTTTACCTTTTATGATGGACCACCTACTGCAAATGGCATGCCACATATAGGACATGTTTTAACTCGTGTTATTAAGGATATGATTCCAAGATATAGAACCATGAAGGGTTATAAAGTGCTTAGAAAAGCAGGTTGGGATACCCATGGTCTACCAGTTGAGCTTGAAGTTGAAAAGCTACTTGGTTTAGATGGGAAAGAGCAAATTGAAGAATATGGTTTAACACCTTTTATCGATAAATGTAAAGAAAGCGTATGGAAATACAAAGGTTTATGGGAAGATTTTAGCGGAACAGTAGGCTTTTGGGCAGATATGGATGATCCATATGTAACCTATCATAATGAATATATTGAATCTGTTTGGTGGTCACTGAAGCAAATATGGGAAAAAGGCTTGCTATACAAAGGTCATAAAATTGTACCTTATTGTCCACGTTGTGGAACACCATTATCTAGCCATGAAGTAGCTCAAGGATATAAAGATGTCAATGAAAAATCTATGATCGCAAAGTTTAAAAGTGTAGATGAAGCAAATACATTTTTCTTAGCATGGACAACAACGCCTTGGACACTACCTTCAAATGTAGCCCTAGCAGTAAATGCAAAAGAGACCTATGTTAAAGTGAAACACCAAGATGAATATTTAATATTAGCAGAAGCCTTAGTTCCTAAAGTAGTAGGAGAGGATTGCGAAATTATAGAAACTTTTCTAGGGAAATCCCTAGAATATAAGGCATATGAGCCATTATTCGATTTTGTTAAGCCGGAGAAAAAAGCATATTATGTTACATGTGCGGAGTTTGTTACCTTATCTGACGGTACAGGTATTGTTCATATTGCACCAGCCTTTGGTGAGGACGATTCTAGAGTAGGTAAGGCTTATGATTTGCCTTTCGTTCAATTGGTAGATAGCAAGGGTGAATTTACAGAAGAAGCATATTTATGGAAGGGTATTTTCGTTAAGGATGCAGATCATGATATTATTAAGCATTTAGAACAAGAAGGAAAGATGCATAAAGTATTAGATTATGAGCATTCATATCCACATTGTTGGCGTTGTGATACACCCCTTTTATATTATGCAAGAGAATCTTGGTTTATCGAAATGACAGCAGTGAAAGATAAGATGATTGCAAATAATAAAATGATAAATTGGTTACCTGAAAATATTGGAACGAAACGCTTTGGAGACTGGTTAGAAAACTTGATTGACTGGAGCATTAGTAGAGATAGATACTGGGGAACGCCTCTTAATATTTGGGAATGTGATTGTGGGCATAAGCATGCAATTGGAAGTATTGCCGAATTAAAAGAAATGAGTGACGATTGTCCAGAAGACATTGAGCTACACAGACCTTTTGTTGATGATGTTCTAATTAATTGTCCAAAATGCGCTGAAAAAATGAAGCGTGTTCCACAAGTTATTGACTGTTGGTATGATTCAGGGGCGATGCCTTTTGCACAATGGCATTATCCTTTTGAAAATAAAGAAGTTTTTGATGATAATTTCCCAGCTGATTTTATTAGTGAAGCTGTAGATCAAACAAGAGGTTGGTTTTATTCACTTCTTGCTATTTCTACCTTGCTTTTTGACAAGCCAGCATATAAAAATGTAATTGTATTAGGTCTTGTTCAAGATGAAAATGGACAAAAGATGTCCAAGTCAAAAGGAAATGCAGTGGATCCATTTGAAGCGCTTAACAAATATGGTGCAGATGCTATTCGTTGGTATTTCTATAACAATAGTGCGCCATGGTTACCAAATCGTTTTTATGATGATGCTGTAGTAGAAGGTCAAAGGAAATTTATGGGAACTTATTGGAATACGTATGCATTTTATGTTTTGTATGCGAATATAGATGAGTTTAATCCTATGAACTATACGCTTGATTATGACAAAATATCTTTAATGGATAAGTGGTTATTATCAAAGCTAAACACGTTAGTCAAAACAGTTGATAAGAACTTAGATAAATATAGAATAACCGAATCCTCAAGAGCAATTGAAGCCTTTGTAGATGATTTAAGTAATTGGTATGTTAGAAGAAGTAGAGAAAGATTCTGGCAAAAAGATATGCCACAAGACAAGATAAATGCTTATATGACTTTATATGAAGCACTTATTACTTTATCTAAAGTATCAGCACCTTTTGTTCCATTTATGACAGATGATATTTATAAAAACTTAGTGTTTAACTTGGATCCTAATGCTCCAAAAAGTATTCATTTATGTGATTTTCCTGTAGCAGATGAGAGTAGAATTGACCCTAAGCTAGAGGAACAAATGGACTTAGTACTTCGTGTAGTTGTCGCTGGCCGTGCGTGTAGGAATTCAGCAAATATTAAAAACAGACAACCATTAGCTAAGATGTATGTAAAATCTGAGCTTAAGCTTGATAAAAGCTATGAAGAAATCATAATAGAAGAGTTAAATGTAAAGGCGGTAGTATTTACCCAAGATGTAAGAGAGTTTACAACCTACCTGTTTAAGCCACAGCTCAGAACGGTTGGTCCAAAATACGGCAAGTTATTAAATCAGATCCGTACCTTCTTATCAGAAGTAGACGGTAATAAAGCTATGGCAGAATTAGAAGAAGCTTCCTGCATTAAATTTGAGGTGGAGGGAGAACCTGTTGAGCTGACAAAAGATGATCTCTTAATTGAATCAACGAAACAAGAAGGCTTTGAATCAGCATCAGACAAAGAAGTGACGGTAATTATCGATACGAATTTAACTGAAGAGTTAATAGAAGAAGGCTTTGTAAGAGAAATAGTAAGTAAGATTCAAACAATGAGAAAAGAAGCTGGCTTTGAGGTTGTAGATCATATTCAATTTTATTATGATCAGAATGAAAAGATTTCAGCTATCATTGCAAGAAATACTGAACAAATTAGCAGTGAAACTCTAGCTGATAGTCTAATAGAAGGCTTAAGCACGGAAGGTTATTCAAAAGAATGGCAAATTAACGGAGAAAACGTTAACTTTGCGGTACTCAAAAAATAG
- a CDS encoding glycogen phosphorylase, translated as MNRLNVTKEVFKEAVLENIKIMFRKTIDQVSEEHIFQAVAYAVRDIIVDQWIETHKTYEEKDAKTVYYLSMEFLMGRALGNNIINLGANNIIKEVLNELGLDLNAIEDHEPDAGLGNGGLGRLAACFLDSLATLEYPAYGCGIRYRYGIFEQKIIDGYQFEKPDEWLKNGNPFEIRRDEYGVEIKFGGNVRVVKKENGREKFIQEDYQSVRAVPYDIPIIGYNNNTVNTLRIWDAEALQSFDLKSFDRGDYNKAVEQQNLAKTIVEVLYPNDNHYQGKELRLKQQYFFISATIQQVVRKFKQNHPDIKDLPNKVIFHINDTHPSLTIPELMRILMDDEGLEWDAAWSVVKKTCAYTNHTIMSEALEKWPIELFSRLLPRIYQIVEEINRRFCVEIVDKYGQDNERLRRMAIVSDGQIKMAWLCIVGSFSVNGVARLHTEILKNEELKDFYEIFPKKFNNKTNGITQRRFLLHANPKLAEWLKRKIGDEWITDLSKINKLKEFVDDPQAQKEFMHIKYDNKVRLAEYIKKHNGIEVDPRSIFDVQVKRLHEYKRQLLNILHVMYLYNQLRENPDLDIMPRTFIFGAKSAPGYERAKLIIKLINNVANIVNHDVSINNKIKVVFIENFNVSNAEIIFAAADVSEQISTASKEASGTGNMKLMLNGAATIGTLDGANIEIAEEVGMENCFIFGLTSDEVIKMVHDKSYDPWELYNNDQAIRKVVTQLINGFFSPENPDLFRVIYDSLLKTDFAPADQYFILKDFAAYARTQEKVDMAFRNQSQWAKMVMLNTASSGKFSSDRTIEEYVNEIWELEKTKVVMELDNK; from the coding sequence ATGAATAGATTGAATGTCACAAAAGAGGTTTTTAAAGAAGCAGTCTTAGAAAACATTAAGATAATGTTTAGAAAAACGATTGATCAAGTTTCCGAGGAACATATTTTCCAAGCTGTTGCTTATGCAGTTCGGGATATCATTGTAGACCAATGGATTGAAACCCATAAAACTTACGAAGAAAAAGATGCAAAAACTGTGTATTATTTATCTATGGAGTTTTTAATGGGTCGCGCACTTGGTAACAATATCATTAATCTTGGAGCAAATAACATAATTAAAGAAGTACTTAATGAATTAGGTTTAGATTTAAATGCAATTGAGGATCATGAACCAGATGCTGGTCTAGGAAACGGTGGTCTAGGAAGGCTTGCAGCGTGTTTTTTAGATTCTTTAGCAACGTTAGAGTATCCTGCTTATGGATGCGGTATTCGTTACCGTTACGGAATCTTTGAGCAAAAGATCATTGATGGGTACCAGTTTGAAAAACCAGATGAATGGCTAAAGAATGGAAATCCATTTGAAATTAGAAGAGATGAATATGGCGTAGAAATCAAGTTTGGTGGTAACGTCAGAGTCGTCAAGAAGGAAAATGGAAGAGAGAAATTCATTCAAGAAGATTACCAATCGGTTAGAGCTGTTCCATATGATATTCCAATTATCGGATATAATAACAACACTGTAAATACTCTGCGTATTTGGGATGCAGAGGCGCTTCAAAGTTTTGACCTTAAGTCCTTCGATAGAGGAGACTATAATAAGGCTGTGGAACAACAGAACTTGGCAAAAACAATCGTTGAGGTTCTATATCCTAATGACAACCATTACCAAGGAAAAGAGCTTAGACTGAAACAACAATACTTTTTTATTTCAGCGACAATTCAACAGGTAGTGAGGAAATTTAAACAAAACCATCCAGATATCAAAGACTTACCAAATAAAGTCATCTTCCATATTAATGATACACACCCATCCTTAACAATACCAGAATTAATGCGTATTTTAATGGATGATGAAGGCTTAGAATGGGATGCCGCATGGTCAGTAGTGAAAAAAACTTGTGCATACACAAATCATACGATTATGTCTGAGGCGCTAGAAAAATGGCCGATTGAGTTGTTTAGTAGATTGTTACCTAGAATTTATCAAATAGTTGAAGAAATTAATAGAAGGTTTTGCGTGGAAATTGTTGATAAGTATGGTCAAGATAATGAAAGACTTCGAAGAATGGCGATTGTTTCTGATGGTCAGATTAAAATGGCTTGGTTATGTATTGTAGGTAGCTTCTCAGTAAATGGTGTTGCTAGACTGCATACTGAAATACTGAAAAATGAAGAGCTTAAGGATTTCTATGAGATTTTCCCTAAGAAGTTCAATAATAAAACAAATGGTATTACGCAAAGAAGATTTTTATTACACGCAAATCCAAAGTTAGCAGAATGGTTAAAGAGAAAAATTGGGGATGAGTGGATAACGGACTTGAGTAAAATTAATAAGTTGAAAGAATTTGTTGATGATCCTCAAGCGCAAAAAGAATTCATGCATATAAAATATGATAATAAGGTTAGACTTGCTGAGTATATTAAAAAACATAATGGCATTGAGGTCGACCCAAGATCTATATTCGATGTTCAAGTTAAGAGATTACATGAATATAAGCGTCAGCTATTAAATATTTTACATGTTATGTATTTATACAATCAGCTCAGAGAAAATCCTGATTTAGATATTATGCCGAGAACTTTCATTTTTGGTGCTAAATCTGCACCTGGATATGAGAGAGCAAAGCTTATTATTAAGTTAATTAACAATGTAGCAAATATTGTGAATCATGATGTAAGCATAAATAATAAAATTAAAGTAGTGTTTATAGAGAATTTCAATGTATCTAATGCTGAAATAATTTTTGCAGCGGCGGATGTTAGTGAACAAATTTCCACAGCGAGTAAAGAGGCATCCGGTACAGGAAATATGAAATTAATGTTAAATGGTGCAGCTACAATTGGTACGTTAGACGGTGCAAATATTGAAATTGCTGAAGAAGTTGGAATGGAAAATTGCTTTATTTTTGGACTTACCTCAGATGAAGTAATTAAAATGGTTCATGACAAGTCTTATGATCCTTGGGAGCTATATAATAATGACCAAGCAATTAGAAAGGTTGTAACTCAATTAATTAACGGCTTCTTTTCACCAGAAAACCCAGATTTGTTTAGAGTGATTTATGACTCTTTACTTAAGACTGACTTTGCTCCTGCAGATCAATATTTTATTCTTAAGGACTTTGCAGCATATGCAAGAACCCAAGAAAAGGTAGATATGGCATTTAGAAATCAGAGTCAATGGGCAAAAATGGTTATGCTTAATACTGCAAGCTCAGGTAAATTCTCTTCAGACAGAACGATAGAAGAATATGTGAATGAAATATGGGAACTAGAAAAGACGAAGGTAGTTATGGAATTAGATAACAAATAA
- the spoIID gene encoding stage II sporulation protein D, with product MKEKIISKGLIILAVFFIPIFITTTLTDFRKSPIHNQDTMVTIHYSDGEVQIPLESYLIGVVAAEMPVFFEDEALKAQAVTARTYTMKRYNKDPNIVFTKDIQNYYSDKELEEVWGVNDYAFYYSKIRDAVEETNGQVIIYQDELIDAVFHSTSIGRTRSAMELWGQDIPYLQGAESLEDINAPTYLHQYTFAFKEFQDKILQFDSKIVFSKELPSEIQIIERNKEGYILSVQVGNKIYTGEEFRKIFDIASSNFTISFVEDSVNLVCKGYGHGVGMSQYGAEAFANMGKGYQEILQHYYKDVTIIALHEIKEQ from the coding sequence ATGAAGGAAAAAATCATCTCAAAAGGCTTGATTATTTTAGCTGTTTTTTTTATACCTATTTTTATTACTACCACATTAACTGATTTTAGGAAAAGTCCTATTCATAATCAAGATACAATGGTAACCATTCATTATAGTGATGGGGAGGTTCAAATACCATTAGAATCCTATTTAATCGGGGTAGTAGCTGCAGAGATGCCAGTATTTTTTGAGGATGAAGCATTGAAAGCACAAGCAGTCACAGCCAGAACTTATACCATGAAACGATACAATAAAGATCCAAATATAGTTTTTACAAAGGATATTCAAAACTATTACTCAGATAAAGAGCTCGAGGAAGTTTGGGGTGTGAATGACTATGCTTTTTATTATTCGAAAATTCGAGATGCAGTTGAAGAAACAAATGGACAGGTAATCATTTATCAGGACGAATTGATAGATGCTGTATTTCACTCAACAAGTATTGGTAGAACTAGAAGTGCAATGGAATTATGGGGACAAGATATTCCTTATCTTCAGGGAGCAGAAAGCTTAGAAGATATCAATGCACCAACCTATTTACACCAATATACCTTTGCTTTTAAGGAGTTTCAAGATAAAATACTTCAATTTGATTCTAAAATAGTTTTTAGCAAAGAGTTACCAAGTGAAATTCAGATTATAGAACGTAATAAAGAGGGGTATATTTTATCTGTGCAGGTTGGAAATAAGATTTATACAGGAGAAGAGTTTAGAAAAATATTTGATATTGCTTCAAGTAATTTTACGATTTCCTTTGTTGAGGATTCTGTTAATCTAGTTTGTAAAGGATATGGGCATGGAGTTGGAATGAGTCAATATGGAGCGGAGGCATTTGCTAATATGGGTAAAGGTTATCAAGAAATTTTGCAGCATTATTATAAAGACGTTACTATAATTGCTTTGCATGAGATTAAAGAACAATAA
- a CDS encoding spore germination protein: MDKSKKEETSKPIEKYFTKSLQENIELIKSIFEKDETLIVREFNSKYLDSMMCAVIFIDGMVNTEVVNENIIQAIMCSNLNEGRSSNNNLLQELQDKVIRSNQVSKSSDLNKIVDSIIIGDTVFLLEGYNETLIINSKGWQTRAIEEPNAEAVLRGPREGFTESIMVNLTLIRRKLKTPDLKFEFREIGVRSHTKVSVCYLQELANSKIINEVFERLAKIDVDGVIDSGYIEELIKDSPSSTFRTLGCTERPDVVAAKLLEGRIAIVVDGTPFVLTLPFVFIEYFQANEDYYLNYFMGSINRFIRIIGLILTISVPAIYVALVTYHQEMIPTTLLLSIAAARKDVPLPSIIEAIAMLFVFEILRESGARMPTSMGQAISIVGALVLGQAAVEARFVSAPMVIIVALTGVTGLLIPKIKAAVITIRFIFLIMASILGLYGYIFGLIGLLLILFSMRSYGVPYMLGLGSLDSQELQDTVIRAPWWYMKYRPQIIGAKNKLRGKNAK, from the coding sequence ATGGATAAATCTAAAAAAGAAGAAACAAGTAAGCCTATAGAAAAGTACTTTACCAAGAGCCTTCAAGAAAATATTGAATTAATCAAAAGTATTTTTGAGAAGGACGAAACACTTATTGTTAGGGAATTTAACAGCAAATATTTAGATTCAATGATGTGCGCAGTCATATTTATTGATGGTATGGTAAATACTGAGGTGGTTAACGAAAATATAATTCAAGCTATAATGTGTTCAAATCTAAATGAAGGTAGATCATCTAATAATAATTTACTGCAAGAACTTCAGGATAAGGTAATACGCTCAAATCAAGTTAGTAAAAGCTCGGACTTAAATAAAATTGTGGATTCAATCATTATTGGTGATACAGTATTTCTGCTTGAGGGCTACAATGAGACATTAATTATTAATTCTAAGGGATGGCAAACTAGAGCAATTGAAGAACCAAATGCAGAAGCAGTACTTAGAGGTCCAAGAGAAGGATTTACAGAGTCAATAATGGTAAATCTTACATTAATTAGAAGAAAACTCAAAACTCCAGATTTGAAATTTGAATTTAGAGAGATTGGAGTTAGATCCCATACGAAGGTAAGCGTTTGTTATCTTCAAGAGTTAGCAAATTCAAAAATCATTAATGAAGTATTCGAACGACTTGCTAAAATTGATGTTGATGGCGTTATAGACTCAGGTTATATTGAAGAGTTAATTAAGGATTCTCCAAGTAGCACCTTTAGAACCTTAGGTTGTACAGAAAGACCAGATGTTGTAGCTGCCAAGCTACTTGAGGGAAGAATAGCAATTGTTGTTGATGGAACACCCTTTGTATTGACGTTGCCTTTTGTTTTTATTGAATATTTTCAAGCTAATGAGGATTACTATCTTAATTATTTTATGGGATCAATCAATAGATTTATTAGAATAATTGGTTTAATACTTACTATTAGCGTTCCAGCTATATATGTAGCGCTTGTTACCTATCATCAAGAAATGATTCCCACAACCTTATTGCTAAGTATTGCTGCAGCAAGAAAGGATGTCCCTTTACCGTCAATAATTGAGGCGATTGCCATGCTTTTTGTATTTGAAATATTAAGAGAGTCAGGAGCAAGGATGCCAACATCAATGGGACAGGCTATAAGTATAGTTGGAGCACTTGTATTAGGTCAGGCAGCAGTTGAAGCACGTTTTGTAAGTGCACCAATGGTAATCATTGTAGCACTTACAGGAGTTACAGGATTACTTATTCCTAAGATTAAAGCTGCAGTTATTACAATAAGATTTATTTTTCTAATAATGGCGTCTATATTAGGCTTGTACGGTTATATTTTCGGTTTGATTGGGCTATTACTTATTTTATTTAGTATGAGATCCTATGGTGTTCCTTATATGCTAGGACTAGGTTCATTAGATTCACAGGAATTACAAGATACCGTTATTAGGGCTCCTTGGTGGTATATGAAATATCGTCCTCAAATAATAGGAGCAAAAAATAAGCTCCGAGGAAAAAATGCTAAATAA
- a CDS encoding spore gernimation protein produces MEKEIVTNKQVICLMILFIMGSTLVLGVGAEAKQDSWIAILTATAVAIMIVLIYSRILWLFPGKDLFQILELILGKYVGKVVSLLFIWYAFHLGVLVIRNFSEFMKVVALLETPELVSALILVLLCIWGVKEGIEVLGRWSQFVLPLLLAIILTTIILSLKMADWTNIRPIMYNSFGPITKAAFSVFSFPFAETVVFMMILSGAKDQKGYYMIYLKSILIGGLIVLIINIRNIVVVGHEFITNTAFPSYAAVSLINVGEFLQRIEILVSVVFLFAGFIKISICLLAVSNGVARVLNITQYRTLVTPIGLIMLSLSLIIYDSIMEMQEWAFIYYKFYALPFQVIMPVIIWSLCEIKVKRGETKKLAKNA; encoded by the coding sequence ATGGAAAAAGAGATTGTTACTAATAAACAAGTAATTTGCTTAATGATTTTGTTTATAATGGGAAGCACACTTGTACTCGGAGTTGGTGCAGAAGCAAAACAAGATTCATGGATAGCAATCCTAACTGCTACAGCAGTTGCTATAATGATTGTTTTAATATATTCGAGAATACTATGGTTATTTCCAGGCAAGGATTTATTTCAAATATTAGAATTAATTTTGGGAAAGTATGTAGGAAAAGTAGTTTCCTTGCTATTTATTTGGTATGCATTTCATTTAGGAGTATTAGTTATCCGAAATTTTTCAGAGTTTATGAAAGTTGTCGCTTTACTCGAAACTCCTGAACTTGTTTCGGCGTTAATCTTAGTATTACTCTGCATATGGGGGGTAAAGGAAGGTATCGAAGTATTGGGTAGATGGTCACAATTCGTTTTGCCCCTACTTCTAGCAATAATTTTAACTACTATTATATTATCCTTGAAAATGGCAGATTGGACTAATATTAGACCTATTATGTACAACAGCTTTGGACCAATAACAAAGGCAGCGTTTTCTGTATTTTCGTTTCCGTTTGCAGAAACAGTTGTATTTATGATGATCTTAAGTGGTGCAAAGGATCAAAAAGGCTATTATATGATTTATCTAAAAAGTATATTAATCGGCGGCTTGATAGTTCTTATTATTAATATACGAAACATAGTAGTAGTAGGGCATGAATTTATTACCAATACCGCCTTTCCCTCATATGCTGCGGTTAGCTTAATCAATGTTGGAGAGTTTCTTCAAAGAATAGAAATACTTGTTTCGGTAGTGTTTTTATTTGCGGGTTTCATTAAAATTAGTATTTGCTTATTAGCAGTAAGTAATGGAGTGGCACGAGTACTTAATATTACACAATATAGAACCCTAGTTACACCAATAGGGCTAATTATGCTGAGCTTATCCCTAATAATCTATGATAGTATTATGGAAATGCAAGAATGGGCATTTATATATTATAAATTTTATGCACTTCCATTTCAAGTAATTATGCCCGTTATTATATGGAGCTTATGTGAAATTAAGGTTAAGCGAGGGGAGACAAAGAAACTGGCGAAAAATGCTTGA
- a CDS encoding flavodoxin: MKVLIVYATKHGSTEKCAKLLAEGLEGTVVLRNIKKEQVADAESFDKIIVGGSIYAGTIQKQIKEFCSKNEELLKNKKTGYFICGMTEGEKGKNQLDLVFSSELLDKASAKDNFGGEVIFNKMGFLERTIIKKVAKLDKDYSNILENNIKEFAKAMNIA; the protein is encoded by the coding sequence ATGAAAGTATTAATAGTATATGCAACGAAACATGGAAGCACTGAGAAGTGTGCAAAGCTATTAGCGGAAGGGCTAGAAGGTACTGTAGTGCTTCGAAATATTAAGAAGGAACAAGTAGCTGATGCGGAATCCTTTGACAAAATTATTGTTGGTGGATCCATTTATGCAGGGACAATTCAAAAACAAATCAAGGAATTTTGTTCAAAGAATGAAGAGCTATTAAAAAACAAGAAAACAGGATATTTTATCTGTGGAATGACAGAAGGTGAAAAAGGAAAGAACCAATTAGATTTAGTTTTTTCATCAGAATTATTAGATAAGGCTTCAGCAAAAGATAATTTCGGAGGTGAAGTGATTTTTAATAAAATGGGTTTTCTTGAAAGAACGATCATTAAGAAGGTTGCAAAGCTAGATAAAGACTATTCGAATATTCTAGAGAACAATATTAAAGAATTTGCTAAAGCAATGAATATTGCATAA
- a CDS encoding ADP-ribose pyrophosphatase, which yields MMKHKEVNLEEKEFIHSYDATRYERPSVTVDIVVMTVMEEAVHNYRKLNQKELNILLIKRGEHPYKGEWALPGGFVHMNESIEDAAYRELKEETNLDKLYLEQLYTWGDVDRDPRTRVISSSYLALVPAGVHSIRAADDAVEAQWFAVEYTILEEKTTYLANGYRMERRIQIRLKSKSEEIFVIIEISKEKVDQCLNIERKVIDSNGLAFDHGIILYYAFERLKSKIDYTDIIFNLMPQVFTLTELQQVYEVILGEELLTANFRRKIKEKVLETNQMQKDAGHRPAKLFKYNNLDESIFY from the coding sequence ATTATGAAACATAAAGAAGTTAATTTAGAAGAAAAAGAATTTATTCATAGCTATGATGCTACACGATATGAAAGGCCTTCGGTTACCGTAGATATCGTGGTAATGACGGTTATGGAAGAAGCTGTCCATAATTATCGTAAACTTAATCAAAAGGAACTAAATATATTGTTAATAAAAAGAGGAGAACATCCATATAAGGGAGAATGGGCGTTGCCGGGTGGTTTCGTGCATATGAATGAAAGTATTGAGGATGCAGCTTATAGAGAGCTAAAAGAAGAAACAAATTTAGATAAGTTATACCTTGAACAATTATATACATGGGGAGATGTTGATAGAGATCCTAGAACAAGAGTAATCAGTTCGTCTTATTTAGCGCTTGTTCCAGCAGGAGTGCACTCAATTAGGGCAGCAGATGATGCGGTAGAAGCACAGTGGTTTGCGGTAGAATATACGATTTTAGAAGAAAAGACTACCTATTTGGCAAATGGTTACCGAATGGAAAGACGTATTCAAATTAGGTTGAAGTCAAAAAGCGAGGAGATATTTGTGATTATTGAAATATCTAAAGAAAAAGTGGATCAGTGCCTGAATATTGAACGGAAGGTGATTGACTCAAACGGGTTAGCTTTTGATCATGGGATTATACTTTATTATGCATTTGAACGTTTAAAATCAAAGATTGATTATACGGATATTATTTTTAATCTTATGCCTCAAGTCTTTACTCTAACCGAGTTACAACAGGTTTACGAAGTAATTTTAGGAGAAGAGTTATTAACAGCTAATTTTAGAAGGAAAATAAAAGAAAAGGTACTTGAAACAAATCAGATGCAGAAAGATGCAGGGCATAGACCAGCAAAATTATTTAAATATAACAATTTAGATGAAAGTATATTTTACTAG